One window of Metamycoplasma arthritidis genomic DNA carries:
- a CDS encoding ABC transporter permease, whose amino-acid sequence MQTKQENQQSYPSKLQSFGAKIREYFKLDQTRSTGRKIASSLWAIFFGLMAAMVFIAIVTKNNPFSFFSLLITGLQSDPKTFRQYFLVFAFAGLASALAFKGGLFNIGISGQMMISGLFSFAIFITIGKSNLSIGLLLLGLLGTLILSFLVAMIAGVLKAYLNVHEVITTILLNWIIVQISSFIFGQETPIFSAAKRSKFISTDYVGTKTGSFSITPSIEQGFSIAGFILLFVLVFAIWYILKFTTIGYKIKMLGISKTNGKYMGVNDKMLTAIIMGFSGMIAGLAGFYFFMFKEGAIYRYVDSPLAIGFEAIAISLLALNSPIGIVFTSIFYGILYNGRIYIQAAPLYLDSDYISIVTALILYFAAISQLLMSFKLGLFVWKSALLSSKKEYWARVKLHRAKLKLYSLKTKLAKKVHYISMNIKTTNQETMLAKYRMLKETYDRLIAEQELNVTHYKNLLALTEKFENNLQMANYSVYKLKQEYATKIKSQKQMSKSTSNVTVVNQETLMQLQKEAIVAIADAKATRSQTIAHLKATFKEETTALNKQFEIDLDLLRKKDFKVTQIPFVLSENSNKEKIVVLEKEFNLNKDKFLTKALDYKTTDAETLENFAVIAAKNRELGAQCFALGKFAKRDIAQNHSALRKSEVTRHSIQINNLYATAMLYLKTRVPKGEMK is encoded by the coding sequence ATGCAAACTAAGCAAGAAAATCAACAATCTTATCCTTCAAAACTGCAAAGCTTTGGTGCCAAAATCCGTGAATACTTCAAACTAGATCAAACAAGAAGCACCGGAAGAAAAATAGCATCTTCATTATGGGCAATATTTTTTGGTCTAATGGCAGCAATGGTTTTCATTGCTATCGTAACCAAAAATAATCCCTTTAGTTTCTTTAGTCTTTTAATTACCGGCTTACAATCAGACCCTAAAACTTTTAGACAATACTTCTTAGTATTTGCTTTTGCTGGTCTAGCTTCAGCTCTAGCGTTTAAAGGTGGCCTCTTTAATATTGGTATAAGTGGCCAAATGATGATTAGTGGATTATTTTCATTTGCCATTTTTATTACTATTGGTAAGAGCAATTTAAGTATTGGACTACTATTATTAGGCTTACTAGGAACACTAATTCTTTCGTTCTTAGTGGCAATGATCGCCGGAGTCTTAAAAGCCTATTTGAATGTCCATGAAGTTATTACAACAATTTTGCTAAACTGAATCATTGTGCAAATTTCATCATTTATTTTTGGACAAGAAACACCAATTTTTTCAGCGGCAAAACGTAGTAAATTTATTTCAACTGACTATGTTGGAACCAAAACCGGATCATTTTCTATTACACCAAGCATCGAACAAGGATTTTCAATTGCTGGATTTATTCTATTATTTGTTTTAGTTTTCGCAATTTGATACATTTTGAAGTTCACAACTATTGGTTACAAAATTAAAATGCTTGGAATTTCAAAAACCAACGGAAAATACATGGGTGTTAACGACAAAATGTTAACAGCAATAATCATGGGATTTTCAGGGATGATTGCCGGATTAGCTGGATTTTATTTCTTCATGTTTAAAGAAGGTGCAATTTATCGATATGTTGATTCGCCTCTAGCAATTGGTTTTGAAGCAATCGCTATTTCACTTTTGGCGCTTAATTCACCAATTGGAATTGTTTTCACTAGTATTTTCTATGGCATTTTATACAACGGAAGAATTTACATTCAAGCTGCTCCGCTATACTTAGATTCAGATTATATTAGCATAGTGACTGCATTAATTCTTTACTTTGCGGCTATATCACAATTGTTAATGTCATTTAAGTTAGGACTATTTGTATGAAAATCAGCGTTGCTTAGTTCTAAAAAAGAATATTGAGCAAGGGTGAAGTTGCATCGGGCAAAATTGAAACTATATTCTTTAAAAACAAAGCTAGCAAAGAAAGTTCATTATATTTCAATGAATATTAAAACTACTAATCAAGAAACAATGTTAGCTAAGTATAGAATGTTAAAAGAAACGTACGATCGTTTAATTGCTGAGCAAGAACTTAATGTTACTCATTATAAAAATCTTTTAGCACTAACCGAAAAATTTGAAAATAATCTTCAAATGGCAAACTATTCAGTGTACAAATTAAAACAAGAATACGCAACCAAAATTAAAAGTCAAAAACAAATGTCTAAGTCAACTTCTAATGTAACTGTAGTCAACCAAGAAACTCTAATGCAACTACAAAAAGAAGCGATAGTTGCGATCGCAGATGCTAAGGCGACTCGTTCACAAACAATTGCGCATCTTAAAGCAACTTTCAAAGAAGAAACTACTGCTTTAAATAAGCAATTTGAAATTGACCTTGATCTATTGCGTAAAAAAGATTTTAAGGTAACGCAAATTCCTTTTGTATTATCTGAGAATTCTAATAAAGAAAAAATCGTTGTTTTAGAAAAAGAATTCAATCTTAACAAAGATAAATTCCTAACTAAAGCCTTAGATTACAAAACTACTGATGCCGAAACTTTAGAAAACTTTGCAGTTATTGCTGCTAAGAACCGTGAATTAGGAGCACAATGTTTTGCGCTTGGCAAATTTGCTAAACGAGATATTGCGCAAAATCATTCAGCGCTAAGAAAATCAGAAGTAACTCGTCATTCAATTCAAATTAATAATCTATATGCAACTGCGATGTTATATTTAAAAACTAGAGTACCGAAAGGAGAAATGAAGTAA
- a CDS encoding ABC transporter permease → MLPPGLANTVWNFALIYFAIFSISSIGGMFTEKSGTVNIGINGMMIIGAASYLVFADHLSTIFGSGSAAASSMYWQLLAVPFAAICAGLFALLHGFATIRLKSDHTISGFAINLLAVGIALILLHIYGHGSKVPHMSIQELSWRVTKDGHEWEIISFKIVLTITIIIASYIMLYKTKWGLRFRSIGENPQAADVAGINVNKYKWQGIVISGALAGVAGAFFAQGFPSSFKGEVNGYGFIALAIMIMGQWHVGIITAISFGFGFLYSFAYNTSSFVPALKSYSSLFIVLPYLLALIVVMITAKKSRAPAAAGLIYDKSKR, encoded by the coding sequence ATGTTACCTCCAGGATTAGCTAATACCGTATGAAACTTTGCTTTAATCTACTTCGCGATCTTTAGCATTAGCTCAATTGGTGGCATGTTCACGGAAAAATCAGGAACAGTCAACATTGGGATTAATGGGATGATGATTATTGGTGCTGCTAGTTACCTAGTATTTGCCGACCACCTAAGTACAATTTTTGGTTCAGGATCAGCGGCAGCTTCGTCGATGTACTGACAACTGCTAGCCGTTCCATTTGCTGCTATTTGCGCAGGGTTATTTGCCTTACTACATGGATTTGCTACGATTAGGTTAAAATCTGATCATACCATTTCAGGTTTTGCAATTAACTTGTTAGCTGTTGGAATTGCTCTAATTTTGCTACACATCTATGGTCATGGTTCAAAAGTACCGCACATGAGCATTCAAGAGCTATCTTGAAGAGTTACTAAAGATGGTCACGAATGAGAAATCATTTCCTTCAAGATTGTTTTAACAATAACGATAATTATCGCCTCATACATAATGCTTTATAAAACTAAATGAGGTTTACGTTTTAGAAGCATTGGTGAAAATCCTCAAGCCGCCGATGTTGCTGGAATCAACGTTAACAAATACAAATGACAAGGTATTGTAATCTCAGGTGCATTAGCCGGAGTTGCGGGTGCTTTCTTTGCCCAAGGATTTCCCTCGTCATTTAAAGGTGAAGTTAACGGTTATGGTTTTATTGCACTTGCAATTATGATTATGGGTCAATGACATGTCGGTATTATTACTGCCATTTCCTTTGGTTTTGGTTTCTTATACTCATTTGCATATAACACCTCAAGTTTTGTACCAGCATTAAAATCATACTCAAGTCTTTTTATCGTTTTACCTTATCTACTAGCACTAATTGTTGTTATGATTACTGCGAAAAAATCACGTGCCCCAGCAGCAGCTGGCTTGATTTACGATAAATCTAAACGTTAA
- a CDS encoding putative cysteine peptidase produces the protein MWSEQSNKTFFTNHIQMKRYIDNFIQRDKKDNPLDIYTNIWGSIKPWKWIDEGLPVMLMGHLWTYGYHAVVAYGYWKDKNKYLVHYGWEDQSQVIMSTSFLFETWSIALKPKYDSYLNTRYFLLDNKEISLKSYTKMMANPNEKYPDDYPFKDYYWYW, from the coding sequence ATGTGAAGTGAACAATCAAACAAAACTTTTTTTACAAACCACATTCAAATGAAACGATATATTGATAATTTTATACAAAGAGATAAAAAAGACAACCCACTTGACATTTATACTAATATATGAGGTTCAATCAAACCGTGAAAGTGAATAGACGAAGGGCTACCAGTTATGTTAATGGGTCACTTATGAACTTATGGTTACCACGCAGTAGTTGCATACGGTTATTGAAAAGATAAAAATAAATATTTAGTTCATTATGGATGAGAAGACCAAAGTCAAGTTATAATGTCCACCTCATTTTTGTTTGAAACTTGATCGATTGCATTGAAACCTAAATATGACTCATATTTAAACACAAGATATTTTTTATTAGATAATAAAGAAATAAGTTTAAAAAGCTACACTAAGATGATGGCAAATCCAAATGAAAAATATCCAGATGATTATCCTTTTAAAGACTATTATTGATATTGATAG
- a CDS encoding putative cysteine peptidase, producing the protein MIPTVPNEIDANKINNDIFYNGLSEIKKHINYSLEDLIEYLESEISSYGGDTKYKISKIAYCEDKFGNPYLFVEFNPFGTLLMSLINNETVLINIGDPVKRIEKLNSNEVYIFDHILYEFSKKSKDYEKVENNSLSKNFTRNLVDVKKSISNKNSFNARARTTFKNSDNARFYKKSDSNYTDPENKLVYADKEVKYSWWFKGLKDNFGYSSPKDDWNFNTKNGICHHIAASILLQYSQLFLSNRTLSDRQLKRYMTVL; encoded by the coding sequence ATGATACCGACTGTTCCCAATGAAATAGATGCAAATAAAATTAATAATGATATTTTTTATAATGGTTTAAGTGAAATTAAAAAGCACATTAATTATTCACTTGAAGATTTAATTGAATACTTAGAATCAGAAATATCTAGTTATGGTGGCGACACAAAATATAAAATAAGTAAAATAGCGTATTGTGAAGATAAGTTTGGAAATCCATATTTGTTTGTGGAATTTAATCCTTTTGGAACATTATTGATGTCATTGATCAATAATGAAACAGTTTTAATCAATATTGGTGACCCAGTGAAGCGAATTGAGAAACTAAATTCCAATGAAGTTTATATTTTTGATCATATTTTGTATGAATTCAGCAAAAAATCAAAAGATTACGAAAAAGTAGAAAATAACTCACTAAGCAAAAACTTCACGCGAAACTTAGTTGATGTAAAAAAATCAATAAGTAATAAAAATTCGTTTAATGCAAGAGCGAGAACAACATTTAAAAATTCTGACAATGCACGGTTTTATAAGAAATCTGATTCAAATTATACTGATCCTGAAAATAAACTTGTTTATGCAGATAAAGAGGTGAAATACTCATGATGGTTCAAAGGTTTGAAAGATAATTTTGGTTATTCATCTCCCAAAGATGATTGGAATTTCAACACTAAAAATGGAATTTGTCACCACATAGCCGCTAGTATATTGTTACAATATTCACAGCTTTTTTTGTCTAATCGCACTTTAAGCGATAGACAACTAAAGAGATATATGACCGTTCTGTAA
- a CDS encoding DHH family phosphoesterase, protein MPTISAKKRELFKEIENKIKEYDNIVIFHHIRPDGDCLGSQFGLKELIKDNFPNKKVYTVGNSKGIFSYLDFTMDKLANEPLESSLAIIVDANYKERLECREYLDSKIFSDTLRIDHHPNEDDLDASIRWVEPEAPAAAQQVTELAYELNWKISEKAATYLYLGIYTDSVRLTTNTTDAKTMYLVSVLWANGANRNLIHSEMSKRSLKDININTYIQQNMQIKNGVVSFYFDLEAQKKLGIEDPLQANRPFALSNIDENKIWVFFTQEKENQIRCEFRSNGACVRNVAVKWGGGGHHRASGAQIQDATLIPKIVKDCEKEVLNLKEYDN, encoded by the coding sequence ATGCCGACAATTAGCGCTAAAAAAAGAGAACTATTTAAAGAAATTGAAAATAAAATCAAAGAATATGACAACATTGTTATCTTTCACCACATTCGTCCCGATGGCGATTGCTTAGGTTCACAATTCGGTCTAAAAGAACTAATTAAAGATAACTTTCCTAACAAAAAAGTTTATACAGTTGGTAATTCAAAAGGCATCTTCAGTTATCTAGATTTTACAATGGATAAGCTAGCAAATGAACCATTAGAATCATCACTTGCTATTATTGTCGATGCAAACTATAAAGAAAGATTAGAATGCCGCGAATATTTGGACAGTAAGATTTTTAGTGACACTCTTAGAATTGATCATCACCCTAATGAAGATGATCTAGATGCTTCAATTAGATGAGTTGAACCTGAAGCCCCTGCCGCTGCTCAACAAGTAACTGAACTTGCATATGAACTTAATTGAAAAATCTCAGAAAAAGCTGCTACTTATTTATATTTAGGCATTTACACTGACTCAGTTCGTTTAACAACAAATACCACCGACGCTAAAACAATGTATTTAGTTTCAGTGCTGTGAGCTAATGGTGCTAATCGTAATTTAATTCATAGCGAAATGAGCAAACGTAGTTTGAAAGATATTAATATTAATACCTATATTCAACAAAATATGCAAATTAAAAATGGTGTAGTATCATTTTATTTTGATTTAGAGGCACAAAAAAAACTTGGCATTGAAGATCCTTTACAAGCTAATCGACCATTTGCTTTATCCAATATTGATGAAAATAAAATTTGAGTTTTCTTCACTCAAGAAAAAGAAAATCAAATTAGATGCGAATTTCGTTCAAATGGTGCTTGCGTTAGAAACGTAGCTGTAAAATGAGGTGGCGGTGGTCATCATCGTGCTAGTGGTGCACAAATTCAAGATGCTACTTTAATTCCAAAAATTGTAAAAGATTGTGAAAAAGAAGTTTTAAATCTAAAAGAATACGATAATTAA
- a CDS encoding DHH family phosphoesterase, with translation MAKNTYKTALEAIEKHDNIFIFHHIRPDGDCLGSQFGLRELIRENYPQKNVFVLGDANGNFPFMTWDFDQFETIDKKYFENSLGVVVDANSSNRIQYAEYILNKSFTKMLRIDHHPVDPDINYDYVWEDATFAAAAEQIGYIAMNANWKVSKKAAEYVYLGINTDSGRFQYEYVQKRTFEVMAYLHNNNDFKVWDINFPLSIREERKVRFAAYVLLNYKSKDKVLYFHVTKEIQEKFGLNSNEATDVGILANIGDCKIWVLFIDEPNGNIRARVRSNGIWINHICEKYAPGGGHEVAAGATCKNEQDMMSLINDLKLEVKKHADN, from the coding sequence ATGGCTAAAAATACTTATAAAACTGCTTTAGAAGCAATTGAAAAACACGACAATATTTTCATTTTTCACCACATCCGTCCTGATGGCGATTGTTTGGGTTCACAATTTGGGTTAAGGGAGTTAATTAGAGAAAATTATCCGCAAAAAAATGTTTTTGTTTTAGGGGATGCAAACGGTAATTTTCCGTTTATGACTTGGGATTTTGACCAATTTGAAACAATTGATAAAAAATACTTTGAAAACTCACTTGGCGTAGTAGTTGATGCTAATTCATCTAATCGCATTCAATACGCTGAATACATCTTAAATAAAAGCTTTACCAAAATGTTAAGAATTGACCATCACCCAGTTGACCCCGATATTAATTATGATTATGTATGAGAAGATGCAACTTTCGCAGCGGCAGCTGAACAAATTGGTTACATTGCAATGAATGCCAATTGAAAAGTATCAAAAAAAGCAGCCGAATATGTTTATTTAGGAATTAACACTGACTCAGGAAGATTTCAATACGAATATGTACAAAAACGAACTTTTGAAGTAATGGCATATTTGCATAACAATAACGACTTTAAAGTTTGAGATATTAACTTCCCACTTTCAATTCGAGAAGAAAGAAAAGTTCGTTTTGCCGCTTATGTATTACTAAACTACAAGTCAAAAGATAAGGTGCTTTACTTTCATGTAACTAAAGAGATTCAAGAAAAATTTGGTTTAAATTCTAATGAAGCTACCGATGTTGGCATTCTTGCCAACATCGGAGATTGCAAAATTTGAGTGCTATTTATTGACGAACCTAACGGCAACATACGTGCTAGAGTAAGAAGCAATGGCATTTGAATCAATCACATTTGCGAAAAATATGCACCTGGAGGTGGACACGAAGTTGCCGCTGGTGCTACATGTAAAAACGAACAAGATATGATGAGTTTAATTAACGATTTAAAGTTAGAGGTTAAAAAACATGCCGACAATTAG
- a CDS encoding P68 family surface lipoprotein — protein MKKRNLLLASSIFPAIMALAGISAACQKKFDQVNDGKLVINYGFSSTGAQGRALEEIVAKYNEWIKKPENQGKGYMPVETKTNPNGYSTNDLGTKLHAKERRTFYNLMFNYPTAAAIIAEYDMNLRFKDEDYESYGLSSAFKDVNKYIAYNKNNEKWVVPVSRSSEMNAVNQVVIGKLLKALKDDYSVKFKEGNKTLLEKYVKNYESSADKTTVDSIWDRSKLEDGEAKNKLKEELKDYEISDDVFTNYVDLIKLSNYMKRAFPKDKSLYVLGLDSVPNAVYAMARSIAKGDLAKELVTPDEAYVGTGGYDYSSFHRNPDSPQYKLFKKLIDYILEGINTGAVWIGGGGRYGSGSLTKHKLGFSVGSTAGYYHTFEKDGSKTVTQYNVTGLSEGINLPDGSLKIAKNGNSSAIMQYKSGTFTNSIFPSTYTGTVGRHNKQTVDSNADSLIREYADKEDAFIVSDPANLKVSGSDVKIKNGSTEITIPGAKALGKIFKNDNKDYYFIPKESTKSATIGEEQVANKKDVDWISAPLKANNSGDEISAITAQGPSIVGIHANEAENEAARKFVNWFFKEKVEYTFGSEKKTVTSLEMFNEKGSYLTPTNEFLQKDAKNLKLNEAQKLAFENFKKANSDNANYKIVEDVSSKLSELLRSNIQSALTSMTSLVANSGEIVDFTKFLNLFNGQFNEQVA, from the coding sequence ATGAAAAAGAGAAATTTATTATTAGCAAGTTCTATTTTCCCAGCTATTATGGCTTTGGCGGGAATTTCTGCTGCGTGTCAAAAGAAATTTGACCAAGTTAATGATGGGAAACTTGTCATCAACTATGGATTTTCAAGCACCGGTGCTCAAGGTCGTGCTTTAGAAGAAATTGTTGCAAAATACAACGAATGAATTAAAAAACCTGAAAATCAAGGCAAAGGCTACATGCCAGTTGAAACAAAAACTAACCCCAACGGTTATTCAACTAACGATTTAGGAACAAAACTTCATGCCAAAGAACGTAGAACATTCTACAACCTAATGTTCAACTACCCTACTGCAGCTGCAATTATTGCTGAATATGACATGAACTTAAGATTTAAAGATGAAGACTACGAATCATATGGCCTTTCATCAGCTTTTAAAGATGTAAACAAATATATTGCTTACAACAAAAACAATGAAAAATGAGTAGTACCAGTTTCACGTTCATCGGAAATGAACGCTGTTAACCAAGTAGTTATTGGAAAACTTTTAAAAGCACTTAAAGATGACTATTCAGTTAAGTTTAAAGAAGGCAACAAAACATTACTTGAGAAGTATGTAAAAAATTATGAAAGCTCAGCTGATAAAACAACTGTTGATAGCATTTGAGATCGTTCTAAATTGGAAGATGGTGAAGCAAAAAACAAATTAAAAGAAGAGTTGAAAGATTATGAAATTTCAGACGATGTCTTCACTAATTATGTAGATCTAATCAAGTTATCTAACTACATGAAAAGAGCATTTCCTAAAGATAAAAGTTTATATGTTTTAGGATTAGACTCTGTTCCTAATGCAGTTTACGCTATGGCAAGATCAATTGCAAAGGGAGATTTGGCAAAAGAACTTGTTACCCCAGACGAAGCTTACGTTGGAACTGGAGGATATGACTATAGTTCATTCCATAGAAATCCAGATAGTCCTCAATACAAGTTATTCAAAAAACTCATTGACTACATTTTAGAAGGAATTAACACTGGTGCCGTATGAATCGGTGGTGGTGGAAGATACGGTTCAGGTAGTTTGACTAAACACAAACTAGGATTTAGTGTTGGCTCAACCGCTGGATACTATCATACCTTTGAAAAAGACGGTAGCAAAACAGTTACTCAATACAATGTTACGGGGCTAAGCGAAGGCATTAACTTGCCTGATGGCTCACTTAAGATAGCTAAAAATGGTAATTCAAGTGCCATCATGCAATACAAGTCTGGAACATTTACTAATAGTATTTTTCCAAGTACTTATACCGGAACAGTGGGAAGACATAATAAACAAACTGTCGATAGTAATGCAGACAGCCTTATTAGAGAATATGCAGATAAAGAAGATGCTTTCATAGTTTCGGACCCTGCTAATTTGAAAGTTTCAGGTTCGGATGTAAAAATTAAAAATGGTTCAACCGAAATAACTATTCCAGGTGCAAAAGCTTTAGGGAAAATATTTAAGAACGATAATAAAGACTATTACTTCATTCCAAAAGAATCAACTAAGTCAGCAACAATAGGTGAAGAACAAGTTGCTAACAAAAAAGATGTTGATTGAATCTCTGCACCTTTAAAAGCAAACAATAGTGGTGACGAAATATCAGCTATTACTGCGCAAGGCCCAAGTATTGTTGGAATTCACGCAAACGAAGCAGAAAATGAAGCGGCTAGAAAGTTCGTTAACTGATTCTTTAAAGAAAAAGTTGAATATACTTTTGGTAGCGAAAAGAAAACAGTTACTTCGTTAGAAATGTTCAATGAAAAAGGAAGTTATCTAACACCAACGAATGAATTCTTACAAAAGGATGCTAAAAATCTTAAACTAAATGAAGCGCAAAAATTGGCATTTGAAAACTTCAAAAAAGCCAACTCAGATAATGCTAACTACAAAATTGTTGAAGACGTGTCTTCAAAACTATCTGAATTGTTACGTTCAAATATCCAAAGTGCATTAACTAGCATGACTAGTTTGGTTGCAAACTCGGGTGAAATTGTTGATTTTACCAAGTTCTTAAACCTATTTAATGGTCAATTTAATGAACAGGTAGCTTAA
- a CDS encoding thermonuclease family protein, with protein MNKRKLFAAITLAATVIAPAAIAVSCTRTPTDVLSLKDVKLNSTFNNLKFSEYQKVGSIFDKKITKKVRDASGTIVERTASLWEWFRYAEGEIVKVSDGDTVTVRITKQPYSFPGETGIKLPNEVRVRIPFIDTLEEHGHGGVEIDPEEKRLALQDHEYAEKLLPEGSKVRLIADSWTDASYDRVVASLFIGEGFQKNFSVEMLAGGYTLPRLNDSTRGSFTTQFDDESKINISSYMLPFLAYAYNEGIYEKRGFYKSEVKDPYQLATKYKSHGEGIIETGRYLLSQYYVKRGSVTEQNNIFKWLFKKLSL; from the coding sequence ATGAATAAAAGAAAATTATTTGCTGCTATTACTTTAGCGGCAACTGTGATAGCACCTGCAGCAATTGCGGTTTCATGCACGAGGACACCGACTGATGTTCTTAGTTTAAAAGATGTGAAGTTGAATTCAACATTTAATAACTTGAAATTTTCTGAATATCAAAAAGTGGGATCTATTTTTGACAAGAAAATAACTAAAAAAGTCAGAGATGCAAGCGGTACTATTGTCGAAAGAACAGCAAGTTTATGAGAATGATTTAGATATGCTGAAGGTGAAATTGTTAAGGTTAGTGATGGTGATACTGTTACTGTTAGAATCACTAAACAACCTTATTCATTTCCAGGCGAAACAGGAATAAAACTTCCAAACGAAGTAAGAGTTAGAATTCCATTTATTGATACACTAGAAGAACATGGTCACGGCGGTGTTGAAATAGATCCTGAGGAAAAAAGATTAGCATTGCAAGATCATGAATATGCTGAAAAGCTACTTCCAGAAGGATCAAAAGTTAGACTTATTGCCGATAGTTGAACAGATGCATCTTACGATCGTGTAGTCGCATCATTATTCATAGGTGAAGGATTTCAAAAAAACTTTTCAGTTGAAATGTTAGCAGGCGGCTATACTTTGCCTCGGCTAAATGATTCTACTAGGGGAAGTTTCACAACACAATTTGATGATGAATCAAAAATTAATATCTCTTCTTATATGCTTCCTTTTCTAGCATATGCATATAACGAAGGAATATATGAAAAACGGGGATTTTATAAGTCAGAAGTTAAAGATCCATATCAATTAGCTACTAAATATAAATCTCATGGTGAGGGTATTATTGAAACAGGTAGATACTTATTAAGTCAATACTATGTTAAACGTGGTTCAGTTACTGAACAAAATAATATTTTCAAATGACTTTTTAAAAAATTGAGTCTATAA